In one window of Lacticaseibacillus casei DSM 20011 = JCM 1134 = ATCC 393 DNA:
- a CDS encoding ASCH domain-containing protein encodes MADQQVLDDFFAKAKAALDLPAATYEDAYQLGGPELADELAALVKTGQKTATTSGFELYTIEQDPLPIAGVYNIILDRQDRPVALTFTDNVFVTPFTKVDATIARREGEGSQSLASWRAAHKAFFRREYQANGIQFDPASSMVVVEEFHTVYPIVQAR; translated from the coding sequence ATGGCTGATCAGCAAGTACTGGACGACTTTTTTGCTAAAGCCAAAGCTGCGTTGGATCTACCCGCCGCAACCTACGAAGATGCCTATCAACTGGGCGGACCTGAGTTGGCTGACGAGCTGGCTGCTCTCGTGAAAACCGGCCAAAAGACCGCAACCACCAGCGGCTTTGAACTCTATACCATTGAGCAGGATCCACTACCGATTGCCGGTGTTTACAACATCATCTTGGATCGTCAGGATCGCCCTGTCGCCTTGACTTTCACAGACAATGTGTTTGTGACGCCGTTTACCAAAGTCGATGCCACGATTGCCAGACGTGAAGGTGAAGGTTCTCAATCGTTGGCAAGCTGGCGTGCAGCTCACAAAGCGTTTTTCCGACGCGAATATCAGGCAAACGGTATCCAGTTTGATCCCGCCTCATCAATGGTGGTTGTCGAAGAGTTTCACACGGTTTATCCGATTGTTCAAGCGAGGTGA
- the lepA gene encoding translation elongation factor 4 — protein sequence MNHEEMLERQKHIRNFSIIAHIDHGKSTLADRILELTDTIAKRDMQAQVLDDMALERERGITIKLNAVELHYKAKNGETYIFHLIDTPGHVDFSYEVSRSLAACEGALLVVDATQGVEAQTLANVYLAIDDDLEIIPVINKVDLPSAQPDVVKEEIEEMIGLDASDAILASGKTGLGVPEILERIVKDIPAPSGDINAPLQALIFDSVYDDYRGVVLDVRVKEGQFKVGDTIQLMSNGKQFQVTEVGVMSPKAVKRDFLMVGDVGYITASIKTIQDTRVGDTVTLADRPAKEPLKGYRKITPMVYSGLFPVDNAKFNDLREALEKLQLNDAALEFEPETSQALGFGFRCGFLGLLHMDVVQERLERDYGLDLIMTAPSVDYQVVLTDGTEKTIDNPADMPDASEIKEIREPYVKASIMVPNDYVGPVMELSQRKRGEFVTMDYLDKYRVNVIYELPLSEIIYDFFDDLKSSTKGYASLDYEIIGYRQSDLVKMDILLNGDPVDALSTIVHKDFAYDRGKAIVARLKTTIPRQQFEIPIQAAIGNKIIARSTVKAYRKNVLAKCYGGDITRKRKLLEKQKAGKKRMKAVGSVEVPQEAFMSILKMNDEESRGK from the coding sequence ATGAATCATGAAGAAATGCTGGAACGACAAAAGCATATCCGCAATTTTTCGATTATTGCCCATATTGATCATGGCAAATCGACGCTTGCCGATCGCATTTTGGAATTAACCGACACCATTGCCAAGCGTGACATGCAGGCGCAAGTGCTTGATGATATGGCGCTTGAGCGGGAGCGCGGGATTACGATTAAACTCAACGCGGTCGAATTGCACTATAAAGCCAAAAATGGCGAAACCTATATTTTCCACTTGATTGATACGCCGGGACACGTTGATTTTAGTTATGAAGTCAGTCGCAGTCTGGCGGCGTGTGAAGGGGCACTGTTAGTTGTCGATGCCACTCAAGGGGTGGAAGCCCAAACGCTCGCCAATGTTTATTTGGCGATTGACGATGATCTGGAAATTATTCCTGTCATCAACAAAGTCGACCTGCCCAGCGCCCAGCCGGATGTGGTCAAAGAAGAAATCGAGGAAATGATCGGCCTTGATGCTTCCGATGCGATTTTGGCAAGTGGCAAAACCGGGCTCGGTGTTCCGGAAATTCTTGAACGGATTGTAAAAGACATTCCTGCACCATCTGGGGATATAAACGCACCCTTGCAAGCTTTAATTTTTGATTCGGTTTACGATGATTATCGTGGCGTTGTGCTTGATGTCCGCGTTAAGGAAGGTCAGTTCAAGGTCGGTGACACCATTCAGCTGATGAGCAACGGCAAGCAGTTTCAGGTAACAGAAGTCGGGGTTATGTCGCCTAAAGCCGTTAAGCGCGACTTTTTGATGGTAGGGGATGTCGGCTACATTACTGCATCAATTAAGACGATTCAGGATACTCGTGTCGGTGATACTGTCACACTAGCGGATCGGCCGGCAAAAGAACCATTAAAAGGCTACCGGAAAATCACGCCAATGGTTTACTCCGGACTTTTCCCAGTCGATAATGCGAAGTTTAATGATTTGCGCGAAGCATTGGAAAAATTACAGCTCAACGATGCGGCGCTAGAGTTCGAACCAGAAACGTCCCAGGCGCTTGGTTTTGGCTTCCGTTGTGGGTTCCTAGGGCTGTTACACATGGATGTCGTCCAGGAGCGCCTGGAACGCGACTATGGCCTTGATTTAATCATGACGGCGCCAAGCGTTGACTATCAAGTGGTTTTGACAGACGGAACTGAAAAGACAATCGATAACCCAGCCGACATGCCAGATGCCAGTGAAATCAAAGAAATCCGCGAGCCCTACGTGAAGGCTTCGATTATGGTGCCAAACGATTATGTCGGACCGGTCATGGAACTATCCCAGCGTAAGCGCGGCGAATTTGTTACGATGGATTATCTGGATAAGTATCGGGTTAATGTGATCTACGAACTACCGTTATCCGAAATCATCTATGACTTCTTTGACGACCTCAAGAGCAGCACCAAAGGTTACGCTAGTCTGGACTACGAAATTATTGGTTACCGTCAAAGTGACTTAGTCAAAATGGACATCCTGCTCAACGGCGATCCGGTTGACGCTCTGAGCACCATCGTTCACAAAGACTTTGCTTATGATCGCGGCAAGGCTATTGTTGCTCGATTAAAAACAACCATTCCGCGGCAACAGTTTGAAATTCCGATTCAGGCAGCCATTGGTAATAAGATTATCGCGCGCAGCACCGTCAAAGCTTATCGTAAAAACGTTTTGGCTAAATGCTACGGCGGTGACATTACCCGGAAACGCAAATTGCTAGAGAAACAAAAGGCCGGTAAGAAAAGAATGAAAGCGGTGGGCTCCGTGGAGGTACCTCAAGAAGCATTTATGAGTATTCTTAAGATGAACGATGAAGAAAGCCGCGGGAAATAG
- the dnaJ gene encoding molecular chaperone DnaJ: protein MADQKDYYETLGVSRDADDDTIRKAFRKLSKKYHPDLNHAPGAEQKFKEINEAYQVLSDPQKRAAYDQYGSADGPQGFGNAGAGAGQAGGFGDFGGQGGFGGGFDDIFSQFFGGAGGGAQANPSAPRQGADLQYRMDLTFEEAIFGKDTKISYDREAVCHTCHGSGAKPGTSPVTCHKCHGTGYIQVQRNTAFGTMMTRQVCDVCGGTGKEIKEKCPTCHGSGHEQERHTIDVKVPAGVEDGQQMRLQQAGEAGTNGGPYGDLYIVFRVAPSKKYQRDGAEIYLTIPLSFAQAALGDEIKVDTVHGPVELKIPAGTQSQTKFRLRGKGAPRLRGNGTGDEIVTVEIQTPKHLNEKQRAALMQFAAASGEDVTPHNGTLFDRVKEAFKGGK, encoded by the coding sequence ATGGCGGATCAGAAAGATTATTATGAGACGCTCGGTGTGAGCCGGGATGCCGATGATGACACCATTCGTAAGGCTTTTCGCAAGCTATCGAAAAAATATCATCCCGATCTCAATCACGCACCAGGTGCAGAGCAAAAGTTTAAAGAGATAAATGAAGCCTATCAGGTCCTGTCTGATCCCCAGAAACGTGCGGCCTATGATCAGTATGGTTCTGCTGATGGTCCGCAGGGATTCGGCAACGCCGGCGCAGGCGCAGGTCAGGCAGGCGGCTTTGGCGATTTCGGTGGCCAAGGTGGTTTTGGCGGTGGCTTTGACGATATCTTCAGCCAATTCTTTGGCGGAGCTGGCGGTGGTGCCCAAGCGAATCCGTCGGCACCGCGTCAAGGCGCCGATTTACAATACCGGATGGACTTGACTTTTGAAGAGGCGATTTTTGGTAAAGATACCAAGATCTCCTACGATCGCGAAGCTGTTTGTCATACCTGTCATGGTAGTGGAGCTAAACCGGGTACCAGCCCGGTAACGTGCCATAAGTGCCATGGTACCGGTTACATCCAGGTACAACGAAATACGGCCTTTGGCACGATGATGACACGCCAGGTTTGCGACGTCTGCGGCGGTACCGGTAAAGAAATCAAAGAAAAGTGCCCGACTTGCCATGGCAGCGGTCATGAACAAGAACGTCACACTATTGATGTCAAGGTTCCAGCCGGCGTTGAAGACGGTCAGCAAATGCGGCTGCAACAAGCTGGTGAAGCGGGGACCAACGGCGGGCCTTACGGTGATCTGTACATTGTTTTCCGAGTTGCACCAAGCAAAAAGTATCAACGGGACGGCGCAGAAATCTATCTGACCATCCCATTAAGCTTTGCGCAGGCTGCATTGGGCGACGAAATCAAAGTCGATACGGTTCATGGACCGGTTGAGTTGAAGATCCCGGCAGGTACCCAAAGCCAGACTAAGTTCAGACTACGCGGTAAGGGTGCGCCAAGACTGCGCGGCAACGGAACCGGCGATGAAATTGTTACCGTCGAAATTCAAACGCCAAAGCATCTGAATGAGAAACAAAGAGCAGCATTGATGCAATTTGCTGCTGCCAGCGGTGAAGATGTCACGCCGCATAATGGCACGTTGTTTGACCGTGTTAAAGAAGCGTTTAAAGGCGGGAAATAA
- the dnaK gene encoding molecular chaperone DnaK, with translation MSKVIGIDLGTTNSAVAVLEGNQPKIITNPEGNRTTPSVVAFKDGEIQVGEVAKRQAITNPDTIVSIKRHMGEANYKVKVGDKEYTPQEISAMILQYIKKFSEDYLGEPVKDAVITVPAYFNDSQRQATKDAGKIAGLNVQRIINEPTASALAYGLDKGDKDEKILVYDLGGGTFDVSILQLGDGVFEVLSTNGDTHLGGDDFDNKIIDWLVSEFKKDNNIDLSKDKMAMQRLKDAAEKAKKDLSGVTQTQISLPFISAGPNGPLHLERTLTRAQFDEMTADLVAKTKQPVENALKDAKLTNADIDKVILNGGSTRIPAVQEAVKEWTGKDPDHSINPDEAVALGAAIQGGVISGDVKDVVLLDVTPLSLGIETMGGVFTKLIDRNTTIPTSKSQVFSTAADNQPAVDIHVLQGERPMAADDKTLGRFELTDIPPAPRGVPQIEVKFDIDKNGIVQVSAKDLGTGKSQNITIKSSSGLSDEEIERMKKEAEENAEADKKRKEEVDLKNDVDQLLFQTDKTLKDVDGKVPEEDIKKVKDAQEALKKAQQENNLDDMKQKRDDLNKLVQDMTVKLYENAQKNQQAQGGAASGAATGATQGGTGKKSDDDTINGDYKDVSDDDKK, from the coding sequence ATGAGTAAAGTTATTGGTATTGACTTAGGAACCACCAACTCAGCTGTTGCGGTTTTGGAAGGCAATCAGCCAAAGATCATTACAAATCCTGAAGGCAATCGGACCACACCGTCTGTTGTTGCTTTTAAAGATGGTGAAATTCAAGTCGGTGAAGTTGCCAAGCGTCAGGCAATTACCAACCCGGATACGATTGTTTCGATTAAACGCCACATGGGCGAAGCCAACTACAAGGTTAAGGTTGGCGACAAGGAATACACCCCTCAGGAAATTTCTGCGATGATTCTGCAATACATCAAGAAATTTTCTGAAGACTATCTGGGCGAACCGGTTAAGGATGCCGTTATTACCGTGCCGGCTTACTTCAATGACAGCCAACGTCAAGCTACCAAGGATGCCGGTAAAATTGCCGGTTTGAATGTACAGCGGATCATCAACGAACCAACCGCCTCAGCACTGGCTTATGGCCTGGACAAAGGCGACAAGGATGAAAAGATTCTGGTTTATGACCTTGGCGGTGGGACGTTCGATGTTTCCATTCTGCAATTAGGTGACGGTGTCTTTGAAGTTCTGTCAACCAATGGCGATACCCATTTGGGCGGCGATGACTTTGATAACAAGATCATCGACTGGTTGGTTTCCGAATTCAAAAAGGACAACAACATTGACCTGTCCAAAGACAAGATGGCGATGCAACGCTTGAAGGATGCTGCTGAAAAGGCAAAGAAGGATCTGTCTGGCGTTACCCAGACCCAGATCAGTCTACCGTTTATCTCTGCTGGCCCTAATGGACCGTTGCACTTGGAACGCACTTTGACGCGTGCTCAGTTTGACGAAATGACCGCTGACTTGGTTGCCAAGACCAAGCAACCGGTTGAAAATGCGTTGAAGGATGCTAAGCTAACCAACGCTGACATCGACAAGGTTATCTTGAACGGTGGTTCTACACGAATTCCGGCGGTTCAGGAAGCCGTTAAAGAATGGACCGGCAAAGACCCTGATCACAGCATCAACCCTGATGAAGCCGTTGCTTTGGGTGCCGCTATCCAAGGTGGTGTCATTTCCGGTGATGTTAAGGATGTTGTTCTGTTGGATGTTACGCCGCTGTCCTTGGGTATTGAAACCATGGGTGGCGTCTTCACCAAGTTGATCGATCGTAACACAACCATCCCGACGTCCAAGAGTCAGGTCTTCTCAACTGCAGCTGATAACCAGCCGGCCGTTGACATTCACGTTCTGCAAGGTGAACGGCCAATGGCAGCGGATGACAAAACGCTTGGTCGCTTCGAATTGACGGATATTCCGCCGGCACCACGTGGGGTTCCGCAAATCGAAGTCAAGTTTGATATCGATAAGAACGGGATCGTTCAAGTTTCTGCCAAGGATCTCGGCACCGGCAAGTCACAGAACATCACCATTAAGAGTTCCAGTGGTTTGTCCGATGAAGAAATCGAACGCATGAAGAAGGAAGCCGAAGAAAACGCTGAAGCCGACAAAAAGCGTAAGGAAGAAGTCGACTTGAAGAACGATGTCGATCAGTTACTCTTCCAGACCGACAAGACACTCAAGGACGTTGACGGCAAGGTTCCTGAAGAAGATATCAAGAAAGTCAAGGATGCTCAGGAAGCTTTGAAGAAAGCGCAACAAGAAAACAACCTTGATGACATGAAGCAAAAGCGGGACGACTTGAACAAGCTGGTTCAGGACATGACCGTTAAGCTTTATGAAAACGCCCAGAAGAATCAGCAGGCACAAGGCGGCGCTGCGAGTGGTGCTGCAACCGGTGCAACGCAAGGCGGTACCGGCAAGAAGTCTGACGATGATACCATCAATGGCGATTACAAGGATGTTTCTGACGACGATAAGAAGTAA
- the grpE gene encoding nucleotide exchange factor GrpE, with product MAEKKAKQTAADTAKQAKQPAETSGSSLKEEILKESIADLNDQLKTSQHEGEQLKKERDEFEDKYLRAAAEIQNMNHRFEKEQQKMLKYDGQKLAKAILPVVDNLERALATEAKDDSAASLKKGVQMVYDHLERALKENGITAIDGTGEKFDPNTQQAVQTVAADDKHAADTVAQVLQKGYYLKDRVLRPAMVVVAK from the coding sequence ATGGCAGAGAAAAAAGCAAAGCAAACCGCGGCAGATACCGCCAAACAGGCAAAGCAACCTGCTGAAACGTCAGGATCTTCGCTTAAAGAAGAAATTCTGAAAGAAAGCATCGCTGATCTCAATGATCAACTGAAAACCAGCCAACACGAAGGTGAACAGTTGAAGAAAGAACGTGATGAATTTGAAGATAAATATCTGCGAGCAGCCGCGGAGATTCAAAACATGAATCATCGGTTCGAAAAAGAGCAACAGAAGATGCTGAAGTACGACGGCCAGAAGTTAGCAAAGGCGATTTTGCCAGTTGTCGATAATCTTGAACGTGCGCTTGCAACCGAGGCCAAAGATGATAGTGCTGCTTCACTGAAAAAAGGTGTCCAGATGGTTTATGACCATTTGGAGCGTGCTTTGAAGGAGAACGGCATCACTGCTATTGATGGCACCGGTGAAAAATTCGACCCGAATACCCAACAGGCTGTACAAACAGTCGCGGCTGATGACAAACACGCAGCTGATACTGTCGCTCAGGTCCTGCAAAAAGGGTATTATCTCAAAGATCGCGTTTTACGCCCTGCTATGGTCGTTGTTGCTAAATAA
- the hrcA gene encoding heat-inducible transcriptional repressor HrcA — MLTKRQVLVLKEIIRLFTESGEPVGSKRLMRELPIHVSSATIRNDMASLEDAGLITKTHSSSGRVPSTQGYRYYLDHLVEPVRVSHQELATIKQAFSQRYNKMDEIVAQSAQILSNLTSYTAISLGPEVTNIKLTGFRLVPLGNHQVMAILVTNNGNIENQVFTVSQNISSDELEKAIRIVNDQLVGLPLIQVAQRLKTDVPSMLMQYLTSPEGFLDIFGNVLKSAASERFYVGGRLNLMDYLGDSDIHELKKIVSLIDADHGDLTELLGGPIRQTPVQVRLGPELKPIDLANLSLITASYDVGDHGTGMIALLGPTQMPYSKMIGLLDVFREELAKRLTDYYANFDQ; from the coding sequence ATGTTGACGAAACGGCAAGTGCTCGTCTTAAAAGAAATCATCCGCCTGTTTACTGAAAGCGGAGAGCCGGTTGGTTCAAAGCGATTGATGCGCGAGCTGCCCATTCATGTCAGTTCCGCCACAATCCGTAATGATATGGCGTCGCTAGAAGATGCCGGTTTGATCACCAAGACCCACAGCAGTTCCGGGCGCGTACCGTCAACGCAAGGCTATCGTTATTATCTCGATCACCTTGTTGAACCGGTGCGTGTTTCGCATCAAGAACTGGCGACTATCAAGCAGGCATTTAGCCAGCGATACAATAAGATGGATGAGATTGTCGCGCAAAGTGCGCAAATTTTGTCCAATCTGACGAGTTACACGGCCATTAGCCTGGGACCTGAAGTAACCAATATCAAGCTGACAGGTTTTCGCCTTGTTCCATTAGGCAATCACCAAGTCATGGCGATTTTGGTCACGAATAACGGTAACATTGAAAACCAGGTCTTTACCGTATCGCAAAACATCTCATCCGATGAGCTCGAAAAGGCGATTCGAATTGTCAACGATCAACTCGTTGGACTACCATTAATTCAAGTTGCACAGCGGCTGAAAACCGATGTGCCTTCGATGTTAATGCAGTATCTGACCAGTCCTGAAGGCTTCTTGGATATCTTCGGCAACGTCTTGAAATCAGCTGCGTCCGAGCGCTTTTACGTTGGCGGGCGGTTGAATCTGATGGATTACCTAGGCGATTCCGATATCCATGAACTGAAAAAGATTGTGTCATTGATTGACGCTGATCACGGTGATCTGACGGAACTGCTTGGCGGACCGATTCGTCAAACGCCGGTTCAAGTACGTTTGGGGCCAGAGCTTAAGCCAATTGATTTGGCCAACCTCAGTTTAATCACCGCTAGCTACGATGTTGGTGACCACGGCACTGGAATGATCGCCTTGCTAGGACCGACGCAGATGCCTTATTCGAAAATGATCGGACTGCTGGATGTTTTCCGTGAAGAGCTGGCAAAACGGTTGACAGATTATTATGCCAACTTTGATCAATGA
- the hemW gene encoding radical SAM family heme chaperone HemW, whose amino-acid sequence MAGAYIHIPFCEHICYYCDFNKVFIEGQPVDDYVAMLLKEMRMVMAEHPDEKIETVYVGGGTPTTLTPKQLAKLCQGIHDILHFDSGEFTFEANPNDLLTTDKLQVLHDYGVNRLSIGVQSFNDDVLKRIGRIHRAKDVYAAIANARKVGFDNLSIDLIFRLPDQNRDDFLNSLQKALDLDLPHYSTYSLILERKTIFYNLMRQGKLRSPTQDVEADMYQDAIDLMEAHGRHQYEISNFAKDGYQCQHNLLYWQNDKYFGFGAGAFGYLGRDRYHNYGPIKQYLTPLHTDHLPVLAHHLVPVSEQIEEEMFLGLRTMRGVSEKRFYQRYHLTVDAVYGETVPELESQGLLQRDDGFIRLTNKGKFLGNEVFQQFLLDEPLI is encoded by the coding sequence ATGGCAGGCGCATATATTCATATTCCGTTTTGCGAACATATTTGTTACTACTGTGATTTCAATAAAGTCTTCATTGAAGGACAGCCGGTTGATGACTATGTTGCGATGTTGCTTAAAGAAATGCGAATGGTCATGGCTGAGCACCCTGATGAGAAAATCGAAACGGTGTATGTCGGCGGCGGGACACCTACAACTCTGACGCCTAAACAGTTGGCGAAACTTTGCCAGGGTATCCACGACATTTTACACTTCGATTCTGGTGAATTCACGTTTGAGGCGAATCCCAATGATTTGCTGACGACCGATAAGTTGCAGGTTTTACATGACTATGGCGTTAATCGGCTTTCGATCGGGGTCCAGTCTTTTAATGATGATGTTCTCAAACGGATCGGGCGGATTCATCGCGCCAAAGATGTGTATGCCGCGATTGCCAATGCCAGAAAAGTCGGGTTTGATAATCTGTCGATTGATTTGATTTTCCGATTACCTGATCAAAACCGGGACGACTTTTTAAATAGTCTACAAAAAGCCCTCGATTTAGATTTGCCGCATTATTCGACGTATTCACTTATTCTTGAACGGAAAACCATTTTTTATAATTTGATGCGCCAAGGCAAATTGCGCTCGCCAACGCAGGATGTCGAAGCCGATATGTACCAGGATGCCATTGATTTAATGGAAGCACATGGCAGACATCAATATGAAATCAGCAATTTTGCCAAAGATGGTTATCAATGCCAACACAATCTGCTTTACTGGCAAAATGACAAGTACTTCGGCTTTGGAGCTGGTGCGTTTGGTTATCTCGGTCGCGATCGGTATCACAATTATGGCCCGATCAAACAGTACCTAACGCCGCTTCACACCGATCATTTACCGGTTTTGGCTCATCATTTGGTTCCGGTTTCCGAACAAATTGAAGAAGAAATGTTCCTTGGCTTGCGAACCATGCGCGGCGTAAGTGAAAAACGCTTCTATCAGCGCTATCATCTGACCGTTGATGCCGTTTATGGCGAGACCGTACCTGAGTTGGAAAGCCAAGGCTTGTTACAGCGCGATGATGGCTTCATCCGGCTGACTAACAAGGGCAAGTTTTTAGGCAACGAAGTCTTTCAACAGTTTTTGCTTGACGAGCCGCTTATTTAA
- the ribF gene encoding riboflavin biosynthesis protein RibF gives MEVIDIHPPLQASAAPPQPIVLTLGFFDGVHRGHQAVIKAGKQIALAQKLPLAVMTFDIHPAVVYRGVSKTTIQYLSTRDEKIDLMRQLGVDLLYFVHFTPEFAALSPQAFVDQYLVGLKADTVVAGFDYTYGKRAIANMALLPDYAHGRFEVVSVPKLAEDGAKVSSTRIRDALDQGDIDTANELLGYAYLTTGKVVHGEARGRELGFPTINLATLGQQWLPGIGIYAVTVNVDGTWYLGMASIGRNVTFGSDRDVTLEINLLDFSRMIYGKTVQVRWYHYLRGEVKFANAEGLITQLKKDETAVRQYFARKG, from the coding sequence ATGGAAGTCATTGATATTCACCCGCCGTTGCAAGCATCAGCGGCGCCGCCACAGCCCATTGTTTTAACGCTGGGTTTCTTTGATGGCGTACATCGCGGTCATCAAGCCGTGATTAAAGCAGGAAAGCAAATTGCTTTAGCCCAAAAATTGCCGTTAGCCGTGATGACATTTGATATTCATCCGGCTGTTGTCTATCGCGGCGTTAGTAAAACAACGATTCAGTATCTGTCAACGCGTGACGAAAAGATTGATTTAATGCGGCAATTAGGCGTGGATTTGTTGTATTTTGTTCACTTTACACCAGAATTTGCTGCCTTATCGCCGCAAGCGTTTGTGGATCAGTATTTGGTGGGCCTGAAAGCCGATACAGTTGTGGCCGGTTTTGACTATACTTACGGTAAACGCGCGATTGCCAATATGGCGTTGTTGCCCGACTACGCGCATGGCAGGTTTGAAGTTGTTAGCGTACCTAAGTTGGCCGAAGATGGTGCAAAAGTCAGTTCGACCCGGATTCGTGATGCGTTGGATCAAGGTGATATAGATACGGCAAACGAGCTATTAGGGTACGCTTATTTAACGACTGGCAAAGTGGTGCATGGCGAAGCCCGTGGTCGAGAACTTGGCTTTCCGACCATTAATCTGGCAACATTAGGTCAGCAGTGGCTTCCTGGCATCGGGATTTATGCCGTGACGGTAAACGTGGATGGTACTTGGTATCTGGGGATGGCTTCGATTGGCCGCAATGTCACTTTTGGCAGTGATCGCGATGTGACGCTTGAGATTAATCTGCTCGATTTTAGCCGCATGATCTATGGCAAAACTGTCCAGGTTCGTTGGTACCACTATCTGCGCGGTGAAGTGAAATTTGCCAATGCAGAAGGCCTGATTACCCAATTAAAGAAAGATGAAACGGCAGTCCGTCAGTATTTCGCGAGGAAGGGTTAA
- the truB gene encoding tRNA pseudouridine(55) synthase TruB produces MNGILPLYKPTGMTSADAVYHARKLLHIKKIGHSGTLDPNVDGVLPLAIGAATKAVPQLMASGKIYTGEITLGFATTTEDLDGEVVKRTPLVEPVAVLELDQVLTQWTGEITQVPPMFSAVKVNGRRLYEYARAGETVERPKRQVTVKRFERTSEPVFNATQGIQRFRFEAAVSKGTYIRTLAVDVGQSLGVAAVMSQLTRIKSGGFTLAQAVSLEALGQHIADGTLASVIQPIDVAFAELPKVDLTDDQYDDVRHGRFLTLQLDGPRVRLHYDGVLKAIYRFEKHQYRPDIMFLANEKNER; encoded by the coding sequence ATGAACGGCATTCTTCCGCTGTATAAACCGACCGGCATGACCAGTGCCGATGCCGTTTATCATGCACGCAAGCTTCTTCACATTAAAAAAATCGGTCATTCCGGCACGCTTGACCCAAACGTTGACGGTGTTTTGCCGCTCGCGATTGGCGCGGCAACCAAAGCTGTGCCCCAATTAATGGCCAGTGGCAAAATTTATACCGGCGAAATCACACTTGGCTTTGCAACGACCACTGAAGATCTTGATGGTGAGGTGGTGAAGCGAACGCCGCTGGTCGAGCCGGTCGCGGTGCTTGAACTGGATCAGGTGCTCACGCAATGGACAGGCGAGATTACCCAAGTACCGCCAATGTTTTCAGCAGTCAAAGTCAACGGCAGGCGACTGTATGAATATGCCCGGGCCGGCGAGACAGTTGAACGGCCAAAACGTCAGGTAACGGTAAAACGGTTTGAGCGAACCAGTGAACCGGTTTTCAATGCAACTCAAGGGATCCAACGTTTTCGTTTTGAGGCTGCGGTGTCTAAGGGGACCTATATCCGAACCTTGGCAGTTGATGTTGGCCAATCGCTAGGCGTCGCTGCGGTAATGAGCCAATTGACGCGGATTAAAAGCGGCGGCTTTACATTAGCCCAAGCGGTCAGTCTTGAAGCCTTGGGGCAACATATTGCTGACGGCACCTTAGCGTCAGTGATCCAACCGATTGATGTTGCGTTTGCTGAGTTGCCGAAAGTTGATTTGACAGACGACCAGTATGACGATGTCCGACACGGCCGATTTTTGACCCTTCAGTTGGATGGACCACGGGTTCGGCTACATTACGATGGCGTTTTGAAAGCCATTTATCGGTTCGAAAAACACCAGTATCGCCCGGATATTATGTTTTTAGCAAATGAGAAGAATGAGAGATAA